One Vitis vinifera cultivar Pinot Noir 40024 chromosome 8, ASM3070453v1 genomic window carries:
- the LOC100245861 gene encoding thylakoid ADP,ATP carrier protein, chloroplastic, translating into MREEKGVLVWRSIPGLEASNTGLVGSPVPQLQWRKNGFSGISCNFASVSVLDKGFQNELPPTSTPTAAQLFKHPLALVALVPKDISLFTAGAVAGAAAKSVTAPLDRIKLLMQTHGLRVGEESAKKAIGFIEAITLIGKEEGLKGYWKGNLPQVIRIIPYSAVQLFAYETYKKLFRGKDGELSVIGRLAAGACAGMTSTFVTYPLDVLRLRLAVEPGHQTMSEVALNILREEGVASFYKGLGPSLLGIAPYIAVNFCVFDLVKKSLPEKYQKRTETSLLTGLVSATIATVMCYPLDTVRRQMQMKGAPYKTVLDAIPGIVERDGFIGLYRGFVPNALKTLPNSSIRLTTFDSVKRLIAAGEKEFQRIVEENSKKQNQKESR; encoded by the exons ATGAGGGAGGAGAAGGGTGTTTTAGTCTGGCGAAGTATCCCAGGCCTTGAAGCTTCCAACACCGGTCTCGTTGGAAGCCCAGTCCCGCAATTGCAATGGAGAAAGAACGGGTTCAGTGGGATTTCTTGTAATTTTGCCTCTGTTTCAGTGCTAGACAAGGGATTTCAGAACGAGCTGCCACCCACGTCCACCCCGACGGCGGCTCAGCTCTTCAAGCATCCCCTAGCTTTGGTGGCTTTGGTGCCCAAAGACATCTCTCTGTTTACTGCCGGCGCAGTTGCCGGAGCGGCGGCCAAGAGCGTCACGGCGCCTCTTGACCGTATCAAGCTTCTCATGCag ACTCATGGCTTGAGAGTTGGGGAAGAAAGTGCTAAGAAGGCAATTGGTTTTATTGAG GCCATAACATTGATTGGAAAGGAAGAAGGACTTAAAGGGTACTGGAAAGGCAACCTTCCTCAG GTGATACGTATCATACCTTACAGTGCCGTCCAGCTGTTTGCTTATGAAACTTACAAG AAACTTTTTAGGGGAAAGGATGGTGAGCTCTCTGTTATTGGTAGACTTGCAGCAGGTGCTTGTGCTGGCATGACGTCCACTTTT GTAACTTACCCTCTAGATGTACTTAGGTTAAGGCTAGCAGTTGAGCCAGGCCATCAAACTATGTCTGAG GTTGCCTTAAACATACTAAGAGAGGAAGGAGTTGCATCCTTCTATAAGGGTCTTGGACCTTCTCTTCTTGGAATAGCACCTTACATTGCTGTGAACTTTTGCGTTTTTGATTT GGTGAAGAAGTCTTTGCCAGAGAAGTACCAAAAGAGGACTGAAACCTCTCTATTGACTGGTTTAGTGTCAGCTACCATTGCCACAGTCATGTGCTATCCTTTGGACACAGTTAGAAGGCAAATGCAAATGAAGGGTGCACCTTACAAAACAGTGCTGGATGCTATTCCAG GTATTGTGGAACGTGATGGTTTTATTGGATTATACAGGGGGTTTGTTCCCAATGCGTTGAAAACCCTACCAAACAGCAG CATTCGGCTTACCACCTTTGATTCGGTTAAACGACTGATTGCGGCTGGTGAGAAAGAGTTCCAAAGAATTGTTGAGGAAAATAGCAAGAAACAAAACCAGAAGGAGAGTCGTTGA